One region of Chlorobiota bacterium genomic DNA includes:
- a CDS encoding T9SS type A sorting domain-containing protein, which produces MIEAEGKLILKPNRPNPVTWETEIEYELIEGGQTRLSVVSTLGQEVLRLVDGVSRRGRYVVRFNAGVLPSGTYLYILETPTQRLTRMMNVAK; this is translated from the coding sequence TTGATTGAGGCAGAAGGGAAGCTAATCCTGAAGCCGAACCGCCCGAACCCTGTGACGTGGGAAACAGAGATTGAGTACGAGCTGATTGAAGGCGGTCAAACGCGGCTGAGCGTGGTCAGCACGCTGGGCCAGGAGGTCTTGCGATTGGTGGATGGAGTCTCGCGCCGGGGTCGGTACGTGGTACGGTTCAACGCAGGAGTGCTCCCCAGCGGGACGTACCTGTACATCTTAGAAACCCCCACCCAACGCCTCACCCGCATGATGAACGTGGCCAAGTGA
- a CDS encoding cytochrome c produces the protein MKTISHYALIAFAASMTAIVACGGGEEPKFHTPSPATPSVQPTVTPTPSAPAGAQPPAAAGDQNAAAKPAEGAAGVSDEVLAKGATVYKEYCQTCHQAGGEGTAGVFPPLANSDFLKDKAKSLDAILNGLQGEITVNGQKYNNVMVKLPSNYDNEAASAVINYAVQRFGGGAWTTTADEVAKTRK, from the coding sequence ATGAAGACCATCTCACACTACGCACTGATTGCATTTGCCGCAAGCATGACGGCCATTGTGGCCTGCGGCGGCGGCGAGGAACCGAAATTCCACACGCCATCGCCAGCCACGCCATCGGTGCAGCCAACCGTTACGCCAACGCCATCGGCACCCGCCGGGGCGCAGCCGCCAGCAGCAGCCGGGGACCAGAACGCAGCCGCCAAACCTGCCGAGGGAGCAGCGGGGGTCAGCGATGAAGTGCTGGCAAAAGGGGCAACCGTGTACAAGGAATATTGCCAAACCTGCCACCAGGCCGGTGGCGAAGGAACCGCCGGAGTCTTTCCTCCGCTTGCCAACTCCGACTTCCTGAAAGACAAAGCGAAATCGTTGGATGCGATTCTCAACGGATTGCAAGGGGAGATCACCGTCAATGGGCAGAAGTACAACAACGTGATGGTGAAGCTGCCAAGCAACTACGATAACGAAGCCGCATCGGCAGTGATCAACTACGCCGTGCAACGCTTCGGCGGCGGCGCATGGACAACAACGGCGGACGAGGTCGCAAAAACGCGGAAGTAA
- a CDS encoding choice-of-anchor D domain-containing protein produces the protein MRTIAIVLWITLASITTGQGQPMAAFYPFNGNANDASGNGHHGTVHGGAVLVADRFGNPLSAYNFDGVNDYISIPHSKALAFRWSYSISLWFKSCITTRSVGRTLISSGIATASYKEFGYTIELRDPTDVTPGYRIAFAPHVSAGANDATSSGNDFADGRWHHVVMVYDWAPGNPAEQKYRCYVDGVRNHKDSMVNSFDSLTTTNGIWIGQGISRLGSYFTGAIDDIRLYDTALNESQVQNLYHEGGGPITPAANVVSLSLKASDTVICQGRSVQLSALGNATQISWSPTTGLSSITPTTAIASPLTTTTYKVRALRIAGDLPCQDTAQKIDSIRITVRQPPKVELGFTRYVCLGDSITIGANASDGAPPYRYQWNPHPLISSRNQLLQTVKVDRSTLFILTVTDREGCIARDTLNVVILSPPKMNAGADTTICRGASVLLGGVLEQGVPPITYRWSPSLGLSDTAARTPLAAPDSTTSYVVAVTSSNGCIWRDTVTLTVAPQPTVDAGPSRSICADSSTVLSPMIAGRTPAAIQWTPSSSLSCADCQNPTARPTATTTYRVTITDSSGCTAVDSVEVRVLRPQLSTAGVIDFGTLDGCTSTRDTAITLTNSGDAPMEITEARIAGTSFSVAGLPVVLAPGESRTITVRFSPQSSGSIAEEVELVGDQCGATARITLRGEKQQSLVSISHGAMEFGLAASCQATPRDTVVVIRNNGTAPATISPGVVSAPFSVASPNLPATIVAGDSLQLTVRYVPVAAGAFSDDLRLGYASGSCLDTLRLRLSGRVVTPELAPIGVIDFGTLTGCATSRDTTIMLRNGSEIELRVTRLYSSSGEYLVAPSSAVIPPGDSLAVTVSYRPSSSGSHSGTIEAEYEPCGGSLGAQLLGQKQGVSVELPDTVSFGRVVMCGDSTVSQRLPIRFSGSDGVIVSASVGGPFGVGNVAGQSLPDGVEQGVSVSFAPPAEGSFAEAMELRFSPCGITKRVVVTGQRVTPKLQAIDLDFGAQQVGQSASGRVGFVNVGGVAVRVEGIAGVGSPFQVSSTEPGLPAEIAPGDTVWATISYAPESGEQSTTATARTSLPCEVTASANVRGKGEQSGRLTLKLPSLEASAGSE, from the coding sequence ATGAGAACCATAGCAATCGTACTCTGGATAACACTGGCTTCCATCACCACAGGGCAGGGACAACCGATGGCTGCGTTTTACCCCTTCAACGGCAACGCCAACGATGCCAGCGGGAATGGGCATCATGGCACTGTTCATGGGGGAGCTGTGTTGGTTGCCGACCGCTTCGGCAATCCGCTCTCGGCGTATAATTTCGATGGTGTCAACGATTACATCTCCATCCCTCACTCCAAGGCGTTGGCGTTCCGATGGAGCTACTCCATCTCCCTCTGGTTCAAATCCTGCATAACTACCCGATCAGTTGGAAGAACATTGATTTCAAGTGGCATTGCCACCGCATCCTATAAAGAATTCGGATATACTATAGAGTTAAGAGACCCAACGGATGTTACCCCAGGGTATCGGATTGCATTCGCTCCACATGTAAGTGCTGGGGCTAACGATGCTACATCCTCAGGCAATGACTTTGCCGATGGACGATGGCACCATGTGGTGATGGTCTATGACTGGGCCCCAGGAAACCCTGCTGAACAAAAATATCGCTGCTATGTTGATGGAGTCAGAAACCACAAAGATTCTATGGTCAACTCCTTCGATTCGCTGACAACAACGAATGGTATCTGGATAGGGCAAGGCATTAGCCGGCTTGGTTCCTATTTCACCGGAGCGATTGATGATATTCGGCTGTACGACACAGCCCTTAACGAGAGCCAAGTCCAGAACCTCTATCACGAGGGGGGGGGGCCGATTACCCCGGCGGCCAATGTCGTCTCGCTATCGCTGAAAGCCTCCGATACCGTGATCTGCCAGGGGAGATCGGTCCAACTTTCTGCGCTTGGCAATGCAACACAAATCTCGTGGTCGCCAACCACAGGGCTAAGCTCCATCACCCCCACCACCGCCATTGCAAGCCCACTGACCACCACCACCTACAAAGTCCGCGCATTGCGAATCGCCGGGGATCTGCCCTGTCAAGATACCGCCCAAAAGATTGACTCCATCCGCATCACCGTTCGCCAGCCGCCGAAGGTTGAGCTGGGGTTCACGCGCTATGTCTGCCTTGGCGACTCCATCACCATCGGTGCCAATGCCTCCGATGGCGCGCCACCCTACCGTTACCAGTGGAACCCCCATCCACTCATCTCCAGCCGCAATCAACTCCTCCAAACCGTCAAGGTTGATCGCTCCACTCTCTTCATCCTCACTGTCACCGATCGCGAGGGGTGCATCGCCCGCGATACCCTCAACGTCGTCATCCTCTCACCGCCAAAAATGAACGCCGGTGCCGACACCACCATCTGTCGCGGTGCCAGCGTTTTGCTGGGGGGTGTGCTGGAGCAAGGCGTTCCGCCCATCACCTACCGCTGGAGCCCAAGCCTGGGACTTAGCGACACCGCAGCGCGCACCCCGCTGGCCGCGCCCGACTCCACCACCAGCTACGTCGTTGCCGTCACAAGCTCCAACGGCTGCATCTGGCGCGACACCGTCACGCTCACCGTTGCTCCCCAACCAACCGTGGATGCCGGACCCAGCCGCTCCATCTGCGCCGACTCCAGCACGGTTCTTTCGCCAATGATTGCCGGGCGCACGCCAGCGGCAATCCAATGGACTCCATCATCCAGCCTCTCCTGCGCCGATTGCCAGAACCCAACCGCACGCCCAACCGCAACCACCACCTATCGGGTGACGATCACCGACTCCTCCGGCTGCACCGCCGTTGACTCGGTGGAGGTCCGCGTCCTTCGCCCACAACTCAGCACCGCTGGAGTGATAGACTTCGGCACGCTGGACGGCTGCACCTCCACACGCGACACAGCAATCACCCTCACCAACAGCGGCGACGCGCCGATGGAGATCACCGAAGCACGGATTGCCGGAACCAGCTTCAGCGTTGCCGGGCTGCCAGTGGTGCTGGCCCCCGGGGAGAGCCGAACGATCACCGTGAGGTTCTCGCCGCAGTCGTCGGGGAGCATTGCCGAGGAGGTGGAGCTTGTCGGCGACCAATGCGGCGCGACGGCGCGGATCACGCTTCGCGGGGAGAAGCAGCAATCGCTGGTGAGCATCTCGCACGGGGCGATGGAGTTCGGGCTGGCGGCCAGCTGCCAAGCCACGCCACGCGACACAGTGGTGGTGATTCGGAACAACGGAACCGCGCCAGCAACGATCAGCCCCGGGGTCGTCTCGGCTCCATTTTCGGTGGCATCGCCGAACCTTCCAGCGACGATCGTGGCCGGGGATAGCCTGCAACTGACGGTGCGCTACGTCCCCGTCGCTGCGGGAGCTTTCAGCGATGATCTTCGGCTTGGATACGCCAGCGGAAGCTGCCTCGACACGTTGCGGCTGCGGCTGTCGGGTCGGGTGGTAACGCCGGAGCTTGCGCCGATTGGGGTGATAGATTTCGGGACGCTGACCGGCTGCGCAACCAGCCGCGACACGACGATCATGCTTCGGAACGGCTCGGAGATCGAGCTTCGGGTGACGCGACTTTACTCCAGCAGCGGCGAGTATCTGGTGGCTCCATCATCGGCGGTGATCCCCCCTGGTGACAGCCTTGCGGTGACGGTGAGCTACCGCCCGTCAAGCAGCGGAAGCCACTCGGGAACGATCGAGGCGGAGTATGAGCCATGCGGAGGTTCGCTGGGCGCGCAGCTCCTGGGCCAGAAGCAAGGAGTGAGCGTTGAGCTTCCCGACACGGTGAGCTTCGGTCGCGTGGTGATGTGTGGCGATTCGACGGTGAGCCAGCGATTGCCGATTCGTTTTTCTGGGTCCGATGGAGTGATTGTTTCGGCGAGTGTTGGAGGTCCGTTTGGAGTTGGCAACGTTGCCGGGCAATCGCTGCCGGACGGGGTGGAACAAGGGGTAAGCGTGAGCTTCGCGCCGCCGGCTGAAGGCTCGTTTGCCGAAGCGATGGAGTTGCGTTTTTCGCCGTGCGGGATCACGAAGCGGGTGGTGGTGACCGGCCAGCGAGTCACGCCGAAGCTGCAGGCGATTGATCTTGATTTTGGGGCACAGCAAGTTGGTCAATCGGCCAGTGGTCGGGTTGGGTTCGTCAACGTTGGCGGGGTTGCGGTTCGGGTGGAAGGGATTGCGGGGGTGGGATCGCCGTTCCAAGTATCGTCCACGGAGCCAGGGTTGCCAGCGGAGATTGCTCCTGGGGACACGGTGTGGGCCACCATCAGCTACGCTCCGGAATCGGGCGAGCAATCAACAACGGCGACAGCGCGAACAAGCCTTCCGTGCGAAGTCACGGCAAGTGCGAACGTTCGCGGGAAGGGGGAGCAGAGCGGGCGATTGACGCTGAAGCTGCCAAGCCTTGAAGCATCGGCAGGGAGCGAGTGA
- a CDS encoding nucleoside deaminase, which translates to MRLLPIALFLLLVGCDAGKSPSTGTATGTAKAARPAWLLPAMVDSVRLAMEQGERTGDVPVGACVVVGTGAGRIITTGHNTTLSEGNAAGHAEINALTKAIAAVGGAKNFSAIPRDSIFLITSFEPCPMCAGAIALWNIPPSQVAVFLPKLPEWKTPELQAVQRLRDGWVLTGDDTLQIEFFCRHASFREAFPHKCR; encoded by the coding sequence ATGAGATTACTGCCTATCGCTCTCTTCCTTCTTCTTGTTGGCTGCGATGCCGGCAAAAGCCCTTCCACCGGAACCGCGACTGGAACCGCGAAGGCTGCCCGCCCGGCGTGGCTTCTTCCGGCAATGGTGGATAGCGTCCGATTGGCGATGGAGCAGGGGGAACGCACCGGCGATGTCCCCGTTGGCGCGTGTGTGGTGGTGGGGACTGGGGCCGGGCGGATCATCACCACCGGGCACAACACCACGCTGTCCGAGGGCAACGCTGCGGGCCATGCCGAAATCAACGCACTCACGAAGGCGATTGCGGCGGTTGGCGGGGCCAAAAATTTCTCGGCCATCCCCCGCGACAGCATCTTCCTTATCACCTCCTTTGAACCATGCCCAATGTGTGCCGGGGCAATCGCGTTATGGAACATCCCCCCTTCGCAGGTCGCCGTTTTTCTTCCCAAACTCCCCGAATGGAAAACGCCGGAGCTTCAGGCGGTCCAGCGGCTACGCGATGGCTGGGTTCTTACCGGCGACGACACCTTGCAGATTGAGTTCTTCTGCCGCCACGCCAGTTTCCGCGAAGCCTTCCCCCACAAGTGCCGATAG
- a CDS encoding SCO family protein has product MALLLFGGCGSPIAEPSRTYQLTDQHGRTVMFPNDYRGRRLVVSYIYTHCPDVCILTTSGIEKVRQQLAAKAAKGDVAFVSITLDPRRDDTAALRQYAELRGTGTQNWQFLTGTESTVDSLLDDMGLIRRRSYIEQGTSGQEVYFIDHDDPVVLFDRNGTLQDRFKGTELEPERVAQAIRELP; this is encoded by the coding sequence ATGGCCCTGCTATTGTTTGGGGGATGCGGCAGCCCCATTGCCGAACCATCACGCACCTACCAACTAACCGACCAGCATGGCCGCACCGTCATGTTCCCCAACGACTACCGTGGGCGGAGATTGGTGGTTAGCTACATCTACACCCACTGCCCCGACGTATGCATCCTGACAACATCGGGGATTGAAAAGGTCCGGCAGCAGCTTGCCGCAAAGGCGGCCAAAGGGGATGTCGCTTTCGTCTCCATCACGCTGGACCCCCGCCGCGACGACACCGCCGCGCTTCGCCAATACGCCGAACTTCGCGGAACCGGAACGCAAAACTGGCAATTCCTCACTGGCACGGAATCAACCGTTGATTCACTGCTGGATGATATGGGGCTGATCCGGCGCAGATCATATATTGAACAGGGAACCAGCGGCCAGGAAGTGTACTTTATTGACCACGACGACCCCGTGGTGCTGTTCGACCGCAACGGGACGCTCCAAGACCGATTCAAAGGGACCGAGCTGGAACCCGAGCGTGTTGCCCAAGCAATCCGCGAACTGCCATAA
- a CDS encoding cbb3-type cytochrome c oxidase subunit I, translating to MSLRQTAMSLDRGLKRLTLIQLAVPMALLIVGIGGGLLQTLMRAGIIKSPSALGLEYYQGLTLHGIINAIVFTTFFAVAFGNALVSYSLRVAINLKIAWLANWLMLVGTVMVAAMVFAGEGSVLYTFYPPLKAHPVFYAGLALFVVGSWVAFWNWIPLYLQWRREHPGQKTPLAVVGIFTTFIVWQICTVPVAYEVIVLLLPWSLGWTDTINIEFARTLFWFFGHPLVYFWLLPAYVMFYTMLPKLAGGKLFSDRAGRLALMIFIILSIPVGAHHQFAEPGIGAQWKLLHSFLTLGVTIPSFITAFTMAASLEYAGRQRGAKGLLNWFGKLPYFQADNYMFAYLFVGLVIFFFGGITGIINASYNLNNVVHNTAWMPGHFHMTVAGPVFLAFIGMSLYMVQKMTGKKIKGKLALAVPYLWMIGIAIFSTGLMRGGLHGEPRRTNMGLTYLNPESSLYQPEWKLWVMMTAIGGTIMFLAMVIYFAVFFGALFGKKTEEEVLEFPLSEAYHDEKPGIFANFKPWVIAAIILIVVSYTPVLIDVMRSTAYTAPPYDPHVPSQLASSSFPPTW from the coding sequence ATGAGTCTTCGCCAAACAGCAATGAGCCTTGATCGCGGGCTGAAACGGCTGACGTTAATCCAACTTGCGGTGCCAATGGCCCTGCTGATTGTTGGCATCGGCGGCGGCCTGTTGCAGACGCTGATGCGTGCCGGCATTATCAAATCGCCGTCGGCATTGGGATTGGAGTATTACCAGGGGCTGACGCTCCATGGCATTATCAACGCGATTGTCTTCACCACATTTTTTGCCGTGGCGTTTGGCAACGCGTTGGTGAGTTATTCGCTTCGTGTGGCCATCAATCTGAAAATTGCGTGGCTGGCAAACTGGCTGATGCTGGTGGGCACCGTGATGGTTGCCGCAATGGTGTTTGCCGGGGAAGGCTCCGTTCTGTACACCTTCTATCCCCCGCTGAAAGCGCATCCGGTTTTCTACGCCGGGCTGGCGTTGTTTGTGGTGGGAAGCTGGGTGGCGTTCTGGAACTGGATTCCGCTGTACCTGCAATGGCGGCGCGAGCATCCGGGCCAGAAGACCCCGCTGGCGGTGGTTGGCATCTTCACCACGTTCATCGTCTGGCAGATCTGCACGGTTCCGGTGGCGTACGAGGTGATCGTGCTGCTGCTTCCGTGGTCGCTTGGGTGGACCGATACCATCAACATCGAGTTCGCACGGACGCTGTTCTGGTTCTTCGGCCACCCGTTGGTGTACTTCTGGTTGCTTCCGGCCTACGTGATGTTCTACACCATGCTTCCCAAATTGGCCGGCGGCAAACTGTTCAGCGACCGCGCCGGACGGCTTGCGCTGATGATCTTTATCATCCTCTCCATCCCCGTTGGTGCCCACCATCAGTTTGCCGAGCCGGGGATTGGCGCGCAGTGGAAGCTGCTCCACTCCTTCCTGACGCTTGGCGTAACCATTCCCAGCTTCATCACCGCCTTCACCATGGCGGCTTCGTTGGAGTATGCGGGGCGGCAGCGTGGGGCAAAAGGGCTGCTGAATTGGTTCGGGAAGCTCCCGTACTTCCAGGCCGACAACTACATGTTTGCCTATCTGTTCGTGGGGTTGGTGATCTTCTTCTTTGGGGGAATCACCGGAATCATCAACGCTTCCTACAACCTGAACAACGTGGTCCACAACACCGCCTGGATGCCAGGGCATTTCCACATGACGGTGGCCGGGCCGGTCTTCCTTGCGTTCATTGGGATGAGCCTGTACATGGTCCAAAAGATGACCGGGAAAAAGATCAAAGGGAAGCTGGCACTGGCCGTCCCCTACCTTTGGATGATCGGCATCGCAATCTTCTCCACCGGATTGATGCGTGGCGGGCTTCATGGCGAACCACGCCGCACCAACATGGGCCTTACCTATCTGAACCCAGAAAGCAGCCTGTATCAGCCGGAGTGGAAATTGTGGGTGATGATGACCGCAATCGGCGGGACGATCATGTTCCTGGCAATGGTCATCTACTTTGCGGTCTTCTTTGGCGCGCTGTTCGGGAAGAAGACCGAGGAAGAGGTTCTGGAATTCCCACTTAGCGAGGCGTACCACGACGAGAAGCCGGGGATCTTTGCAAACTTCAAGCCCTGGGTTATTGCGGCGATTATCCTGATTGTGGTCAGCTACACCCCGGTGCTGATTGACGTGATGCGAAGCACTGCCTACACCGCCCCGCCGTACGACCCGCACGTTCCATCCCAGCTCGCCAGTTCGAGCTTCCCCCCAACGTGGTGA
- a CDS encoding cytochrome C oxidase subunit II, which translates to MDKYEQRAVIGGGLLMAIFFVAVVIAATGFGVTVPTCIVDVKPFKHGQLIKLSDRHYELHAVAKMWSFDPPEVTIPPGSRLDIFLTSPDVAHGFNIEKTNINLMAIPGQVTYASLTFDQNEWGNFRLFCHEYCGMNHHAMQGWIKVWPAAALGTTNQPIQQPAAAAAPAAQPADTASKQPNGGTH; encoded by the coding sequence ATGGACAAGTACGAACAACGCGCCGTAATCGGCGGGGGCCTTCTGATGGCCATTTTCTTTGTTGCTGTGGTGATTGCCGCCACAGGGTTTGGGGTAACGGTTCCCACCTGCATCGTGGATGTGAAGCCGTTCAAACATGGGCAGCTTATCAAGTTGAGCGACCGGCATTACGAGCTTCATGCCGTGGCCAAGATGTGGTCCTTCGATCCGCCGGAAGTGACGATTCCCCCGGGAAGCCGGCTTGACATCTTCCTTACTTCGCCCGACGTTGCCCACGGCTTCAATATCGAGAAGACGAACATCAATCTTATGGCCATTCCGGGCCAAGTGACCTACGCCAGCCTCACGTTCGACCAAAATGAGTGGGGGAATTTTCGGCTGTTCTGCCACGAGTACTGCGGCATGAACCACCATGCCATGCAAGGATGGATTAAGGTTTGGCCAGCCGCTGCGCTTGGCACCACAAACCAGCCAATCCAGCAACCAGCAGCCGCAGCTGCGCCCGCAGCACAACCCGCCGACACAGCAAGCAAACAACCGAACGGAGGTACACACTGA
- a CDS encoding copper chaperone PCu(A)C — protein MLQNLFDTIARRNLSLGAGVAVMLAACGTPQNHQTEGANRGITITQIWGTPGLAGRVSAAYGTIANHGTEPDSLIAITSTAAPSIEVHQMVEQEGMMRMRGMKWPVVIAPGDSLALAPGGTHLMLMDLPQSLKAGDSITLRLRFARAGEREVRLAIGDRYLH, from the coding sequence ATGCTCCAAAATCTATTCGATACCATTGCCAGACGCAACCTTAGCTTGGGGGCAGGGGTAGCTGTGATGCTTGCTGCGTGTGGCACTCCGCAGAACCATCAAACGGAGGGAGCAAACCGTGGCATCACCATCACACAAATATGGGGAACGCCTGGGCTTGCTGGGCGTGTTAGCGCAGCCTACGGGACAATTGCCAACCATGGAACGGAGCCAGATTCACTGATAGCTATCACCAGCACCGCCGCCCCTTCTATCGAGGTTCATCAGATGGTGGAGCAGGAAGGAATGATGCGGATGCGGGGGATGAAATGGCCGGTGGTGATTGCCCCGGGCGACTCCCTTGCGCTGGCCCCGGGCGGAACACACCTGATGCTGATGGACCTTCCGCAATCGCTAAAAGCTGGCGATAGCATCACCCTACGCCTTCGGTTTGCGCGGGCGGGTGAACGGGAGGTTCGGTTGGCAATAGGTGATAGATACCTACATTGA